A genome region from Amblyraja radiata isolate CabotCenter1 chromosome 2, sAmbRad1.1.pri, whole genome shotgun sequence includes the following:
- the c1ql3 gene encoding complement C1q-like protein 3 yields the protein MVLLLVILIPVLVNSAGTSAHYEMLGTCRMVCDPYDTKATTAAAETVRDHSVMPLPTFIQGPKGDAGRSGKAGPKGPPGEPGPPGSIGPPGGKGEPGRPGHPGLPGPPGPNAGAISAATYSTVPKIAFYAGLKRPHEGYEILKFDDVVTNLGNHYDPTTGKFTCSIPGIYFFTYHVLMRGGDGTSMWADLCKNGQVRASAIAQDADQNYDYASNSVVLHLDAGDEVYIKLDGGKAHGGNNNKYSTFSGFIVYAD from the exons ATGGTCCTTCTGCTGGTCATCTTGATCCCGGTGCTGGTGAACTCGGCCGGTACCTCCGCCCACTACGAGATGCTGGGCACCTGCAGGATGGTCTGCGACCCTTACGACACGAAAGCCACCACGGCGGCTGCAGAGACCGTGCGGGATCACAGCGTGATGCCTTTGCCCACtttcatccaaggacccaaagggGACGCGGGGAGATCGGGTAAAGCCGGGCCGAAAGGTCCGCCCGGTGAACCGGGGCCGCCGGGCTCAATCGGGCCGCCGGGAGGGAAGGGTGAGCCGGGCAGGCCGGGACATCCAGGCTTACCGGGACCTCCCGGGCCAAATGCCGGAGCCATTAGCGCTGCCACCTACAGCACAGTGCCGAAGATTGCCTTCTACGCTGGCCTCAAGCGGCCACACGAAGGTTATGAGATCCTCAAATTCGACGACGTGGTCACCAATCTGGGGAACCACTACGACCCGACCACCGGCAAGTTCACCTGCTCCATCCCGGGGATTTACTTCTTCACTTATCATGTTTTGATGAGAGGCGGGGATGGTACCAGCATGTGGGCAGACCTGTGTAAAAATGGCCAG GTTCGGGCCAGTGCTATTGCTCAGGACGCCGACCAGAATTACGACTATGCCAGTAACAGCGTGGTGCTCCACTTGGATGCAGGGGATGAAGTTTACATTAAACTAGACGGCGGCAAGGCCCACGGCGGCAACAATAACAAGTACAGCACCTTCTCTGGATTTATAGTCTACGCTgactga